From the Borreliella afzelii genome, the window CTAATCCTATCAAAAATAATTATTGTGTCGTTTAAAGAATATCCAATAATGGTTAGTATTGCCACAATAATATAACTATTAATCTCTATTCTAAATGCCCCTAAAAAAGCTACTATGAAAAATATATCATGAAATGTTGAAAGTATGGAAGCAATAGCATAACTTAGTTTAAATCTTAAAGTTATATAAATCAAAATCAAGGCAAATGTTCCTAATACCAAAAATATTGACTTAATTCTCAAAGTAGAAGAAAAACTTGAATCAATAAAATAAGAATCTAAAACTTCAATATTAACATTAAATGTTTTTTTAAGCTCATCCATTATTGTTTTTTGCACTTCCGTTTTAAAAGCATAATCAATGACATCTGACTTTACCATAATGGAGAATTCACTTTTATTATTATTTGGTGAAAAAATGCTATTAACCTCTAAAGCTTTATAAAGCGGGGAGAATATTCTTTTAATTTCATTTTCTTTAATGTCTGATTTTTCTATTGAAAGATTAATATTAACTCTAGGAGAAAAATCTATCCCCCAATTGTACCCACCATGATAAAAAAAGGTATAAATAAGTCCAATCAAAGTCAAAATAACACTAACAATTAAAACATTGCTTCCATATTTTAAAAAATTAATTACTCTTTGCATATTTTGAACTCCAAGATATACTTACAAATTTGCTTTTTCTAACAGATATGATAAATTCCAAAATAAATCTTGAAAAAATCAAACTACTAAAAAGAGACGCCACAATTCCAACAGAAAGAGACCATGCAAAACCTTGAATAACTCCCGTTCCAAGAAGAGTTAAAAAAAGCACCGCAATAAATGTCGTTATATTTGCATCCATAATAGATAAAAAGGCCTTTTTAAAACCATCTTCAAAAGCTTTTTCAAATTTTCTGCCTTCTCTAATTTCTTCTTTAATTCTCTCATAAATGACTATATTTATATCCACAGCCATACCCATTGTCAAAATAAGACCTGCAATACTTGTTAAAGTTAAAGTAAAATTAAAGGCCGACAATATTGCTAAAATTAAAAATACATTATAAATAACAAGTGAAAATCCAGCCACAAGGCCACTCAAACCATAATAAACACACATAAATAAAAAAACCAAACAAAGAGCAAGCACAGAAGCTTTAACACCAAGATCAATAGTCTTAGCACCAAGAGTAGGACCTATTATTCTCAAATCATCTATTTTAATCTCAACCGGAAAAGCTGCAGTTTTAAACACCAGCGCAAGATCTAGGGCTTCTTTTTTGTCAAAAGAATCGCCTTGAATTGAAACATTACCACCAGTAATAGCATATCCAATTCCCGCCACGGACTTAATTTTACCTTCCATAACAACAGCTAAAGACTTTCCAACATTTTTTTGAGTAAATTTAAAAAATTTTTCACTTCCATCAACATCAAGGTTAAAAGCAACAATATCTCTACCTGTTCTAGGATCATTAGAAACCCCAGCATCTTTAATGTGAGCACCGTCAAATGAGTTTTCAGGACTTGCATCAACTACATAATAACGAACTGATGACTCATCATCCACTCCATAAGGATCTTTAACATACCAAGGAAAAATTTGTTTACTATCTGGAAGATTCATATTCGTCTGAATTTCGGCAATAGAAAAAAGAGAGCCCGCTTCTAAAATTTTTTTATGCAAAAGGGATGTAGATTCGTCATCAACCACATAAAAAGTCAAATTGCCTTTTCCACTCAAAAGGGTACCTACCCTACTCTCATCTTTTTCTCCAGGAATATCTAAGAAAATTTTATTTCCTCCAGCCTCTCTTGCAATTTTAGGCTCTGTAAGCCCGAACCTATCTACCCTATCCTTAAGAATTTGCATTATGCGATAAATAGCATCTTCTTTCTCAGCAAAGGTCAAAGAACGCCCTAATTTTTTTTCAACACTTGAATAATCAAGAGAAATGGTAACACTCATCCCTCCAGACAAATCAAGTCCAAGATGTATTATTCTGCTTTTACTCTTCTTTATGTTCTCATAATATCTATAAATCTCTAAACTTACTTCTCCCATATCCGAATCGGTCAAAAATCCTTCACGCAAAGATTTGACAGTAAAAATTTTAGGCGGGGTTTTCATTGAAGACTTATAATTATTTTTTGCTATCGGAATCAAATAAGACAAACTAGGGGGAATACTGCTATTGGGATCTTTATTATACAGCTCCTTAAGCTTAACAAGATCATTCAAAGCTTTTTCCTTTGAATAATCCCTTAAAGCCTCTTGTGAATATGAGCTTATTTTTTTATCCTCAATGCTCATAAAAAAATACCACTTTAAAGTCGGGAATATTAAAAGACACGCAAAAAACGTTACCAACAATATCAATATAAGCTTAGATCCTTTTTTCATTATACAAATCCTTAAAATTTTTAAAAAATACCATTATTAGCTACCAATTCTAATTTCACCTTAAATTATAATACCTTTTTAACTTCATTTTTTTCGGACAAAACTTTATCAATAGAGTTTTTTACAAATACTGCTTCAATATTTGGACTTAATTCTAAAATAACATCCGTATCACCTAGTTTTTTCACAACTCCAAAAATTCCACCTATTGTTAATACCTTATCACCTTTTTTTAAATTTTTTATCATTTCTTTTTTATTCTTTTCTTCCTTGCGCTGAGGAGATATCACTAAAAACCAAAAGATAGCAATAACAGGCGCAAAAACTAATAAACTTCGGAAAAAGCTACTATTGCTGCTAAATTCTTGCAATAAAAACACAAAACCTCCTTACTATACATATGTCACTTTTATCTTATCAATATTATCAGGATAAACCACTCCAAATAAAAGCTTAAAGTCGTCCTTTTTAGTATAATTAGAATTACTTATTTTATTGTACTCTGCAATTAAATAATTAATAAGAGCATTGTCATCTCTATAAAGAGCCTTACTAAAGGCACTCCTATAAAGCCCAAGTTCAAAAAGTTCTTTAACGCTTTTGCCTTTGTTTTCTCTTAAAAGCTGCCTATCTACTATTGCTTTTGAACAATCATAACCTATACAAAAAACAAATTCATCCTCACTCAAAATAATTCCTTTGAATAATAAAATATTCCACCGGCAAAAACACAAGCTCACCGGTGAAATTTTAATTTACATCATTCCCATTCCTGGGTCCATAGGATAACCGCCACCACCAGAAGTATTTTTCTCTTCTTTAATATCGGTGATTGCACATTCTGTTGTTAATAAAAGTCCAGCAATTGAAGCAGCATTTTGAAGCGCACTTCTTGTAACCTTAGCAGGATCAATTATTCCACTCTCAATCATATTTACCCACTTAAAGCTGGAAGCATCAAACCCAAGCCCTTTTTTCTCAGTTTTAATTTGATGAATATAAATAGATCCTTCAAAACCGGCATTTGAAATAATCTGTCTCATTGGCTCTTCAAGACTTCTTTTTACAATCTCAAAACCTTGCTTTTCCTCATAGCTTAATTTGCTTGTATCTATTGTATCTAAATACATAGCAACTTCAATAAGGGTTGATCCACCACCAGGCACAACACCTTCTTCAACAGCAGCACGAGTTGCAGAAAGAGCATCTTCAACTCTATGTTTTTTCTCCTTAAGCTCTACTTCAGTAACAGCTCCAACATTAATAACAGCAACTCCGCCAACAAGCTTTGCAAGACGCTCTTGAAGCTTTTCTTTATCATATTCAGATGTTGAATCTTCAATTTGTTTTTTAATAAGCTCTGAACGCTCCTTTATTTGTTCTTTATTGCCAGCATTAATAATAGTAGTATTATCTTTATCAACCTTAATAGTTTTAGCCTGTCCAAGTTGCTCAATCTCAACTGTCTCAAGTGTAAGGCCTAGTTCCTCACTGATTAAAACACCGCCAGTAAGCACTGCAATATCCTCAAGCATTGCTTTTCGTCTATCACCAAAACCAGGCGATTTAATTGCACAAACCTTTAAAGCTCCTCTAACGCTGTTTAAAACAAGAGCTGCAAGAGCATCCCCTTCAATGTCCTCAGCAATAATTAATAAAGGTTTATTTGTTCCCAAAACTTTCTCAAGAACTGGTAAAAGCTCTTTAATGGAGCTAATTTTCTTCTCATATATTAATATGAAAGCATCGTCAAAACTAACGCTCATATTCTCTTTATTGGTGGAAAAATAAGGAGAAAGGTACCCTCTGTCAAATTGCATACCCTCAACATAAGAAATCGTAGTATCAAAAGTTTTTGACTCTTCAACCGTTATAACCCCATCTTTTCCAACTTTATCCATTGCCTCAGCAATTTTTTCACCTATATAACTGTCATTATTAGCAGAAATTGAAGCCACTTGTGCAATCTCTTCCTTTGTTGTAATCTTCTTTGCAGACTGACGAATTTTTTCAGCAGCCAAACTTACAGCATGATCTATTCCCTTTTTTATCCCAATAGGATTAATTCCTGAGGAAACATTCTTAAGGCCTTCTCTTGCAATAGCATAAGCAAGAACAGTGGCGGTTGTTGTTCCATCACCAGCAACATCATTTGTTTTAATAGCAACTTCCTTTAAAAGCTGCGCTCCCATATTTTCAAACGGATTTTCAAGCTCAATCTCACGAGCAACGCTAACCCCATCTTTTGTAACTGTTGGAGAACCGAATTTTTTATCAATAAGAACATTTCTCCCTTTTGGCCCAAGAGTTACTTTTACAGCATTGGATAATTTTTCAACGCCACTAAGTAAGCTTTTTCTAGCATCCTCATTAAAATATATGTCTTTAGCCATAAAAATTTTACCCCTTTTTATACATAAAATAATTTATATTTAACACTATAAGATTAACATAAACTTAATACATTCGCTATAGCGTATTGCGTCTGTATATCAAAAAATACAAAACATACAAAACCAGCACAAATTTTTATTATATAATATAAATATTGACTGATCTTTACACCATAAAGATAAAGAATTTATGTTTAGAAAACTAAAAAAATCAAAAACTTATATTATTATTATTTCAATAACTAAATTTTCAGAGAATAATCTGTTATCGATAATATCAAATATAAAATATTTGATTGAGCACAAACAGTTAGCTTACAAAATACATTGGACATTCCCAATATATTTTTTTGAAATTCTAAGAGAACATGAGGAATTAAATAAATGGCTATTTGAAAGATTCAAAACTAATACAGATATATATATGCCTGGAACTTACAGTGGAAGCCCTCATGAATACATGCTACACGATGAAATACATTTAGATTTATATTGGGCACTAAAAAATCCATTCAAAAGTGGATACAAAGATATATTTCAAAATACTCCTATTATGCTTTACATATACAACATAGAAAAGTTTAGGAAAAAAGTGACTGAGCTTTACAGAAAGCTTAATTTCAACTATACAGAAGGAATAAGGCAGAGCAAAAATAATAAAACGTACTTAATTTTTTATAAAAATAACTGCCAATATTTATATGAAGTCCAAAAAATAGATTCTCCAAGAAGCAATGTAGAAACTCTTATTTATTTTTATGAAATCAAAGAAACTTATGATAATCAAGAATTAAAAAATTTTTTACTTTATTTAAAATCCTTGGAAAACAGCTTGCATAGTATCAAGATACAAAATCTAGCAGGATCCAAACTAACTACCGAACTGCTAGAAATTCCAAAATTTAACTCTCTTAAAGAGCAAGAG encodes:
- the secF gene encoding protein translocase subunit SecF, which codes for MQRVINFLKYGSNVLIVSVILTLIGLIYTFFYHGGYNWGIDFSPRVNINLSIEKSDIKENEIKRIFSPLYKALEVNSIFSPNNNKSEFSIMVKSDVIDYAFKTEVQKTIMDELKKTFNVNIEVLDSYFIDSSFSSTLRIKSIFLVLGTFALILIYITLRFKLSYAIASILSTFHDIFFIVAFLGAFRIEINSYIIVAILTIIGYSLNDTIIIFDRIRDNVRRLTDNTFLNVLNISISQTLSRTVLTSVTTFVAVFSIYVFTEGPIKDFSLVFMVGVIVGTYSSVFIASPILLNLYKKIK
- the secD gene encoding protein translocase subunit SecD, producing the protein MKKGSKLILILLVTFFACLLIFPTLKWYFFMSIEDKKISSYSQEALRDYSKEKALNDLVKLKELYNKDPNSSIPPSLSYLIPIAKNNYKSSMKTPPKIFTVKSLREGFLTDSDMGEVSLEIYRYYENIKKSKSRIIHLGLDLSGGMSVTISLDYSSVEKKLGRSLTFAEKEDAIYRIMQILKDRVDRFGLTEPKIAREAGGNKIFLDIPGEKDESRVGTLLSGKGNLTFYVVDDESTSLLHKKILEAGSLFSIAEIQTNMNLPDSKQIFPWYVKDPYGVDDESSVRYYVVDASPENSFDGAHIKDAGVSNDPRTGRDIVAFNLDVDGSEKFFKFTQKNVGKSLAVVMEGKIKSVAGIGYAITGGNVSIQGDSFDKKEALDLALVFKTAAFPVEIKIDDLRIIGPTLGAKTIDLGVKASVLALCLVFLFMCVYYGLSGLVAGFSLVIYNVFLILAILSAFNFTLTLTSIAGLILTMGMAVDINIVIYERIKEEIREGRKFEKAFEDGFKKAFLSIMDANITTFIAVLFLTLLGTGVIQGFAWSLSVGIVASLFSSLIFSRFILEFIISVRKSKFVSISWSSKYAKSN
- the groL gene encoding chaperonin GroEL (60 kDa chaperone family; promotes refolding of misfolded polypeptides especially under stressful conditions; forms two stacked rings of heptamers to form a barrel-shaped 14mer; ends can be capped by GroES; misfolded proteins enter the barrel where they are refolded when GroES binds), giving the protein MAKDIYFNEDARKSLLSGVEKLSNAVKVTLGPKGRNVLIDKKFGSPTVTKDGVSVAREIELENPFENMGAQLLKEVAIKTNDVAGDGTTTATVLAYAIAREGLKNVSSGINPIGIKKGIDHAVSLAAEKIRQSAKKITTKEEIAQVASISANNDSYIGEKIAEAMDKVGKDGVITVEESKTFDTTISYVEGMQFDRGYLSPYFSTNKENMSVSFDDAFILIYEKKISSIKELLPVLEKVLGTNKPLLIIAEDIEGDALAALVLNSVRGALKVCAIKSPGFGDRRKAMLEDIAVLTGGVLISEELGLTLETVEIEQLGQAKTIKVDKDNTTIINAGNKEQIKERSELIKKQIEDSTSEYDKEKLQERLAKLVGGVAVINVGAVTEVELKEKKHRVEDALSATRAAVEEGVVPGGGSTLIEVAMYLDTIDTSKLSYEEKQGFEIVKRSLEEPMRQIISNAGFEGSIYIHQIKTEKKGLGFDASSFKWVNMIESGIIDPAKVTRSALQNAASIAGLLLTTECAITDIKEEKNTSGGGGYPMDPGMGMM
- the yajC gene encoding preprotein translocase subunit YajC; protein product: MFLLQEFSSNSSFFRSLLVFAPVIAIFWFLVISPQRKEEKNKKEMIKNLKKGDKVLTIGGIFGVVKKLGDTDVILELSPNIEAVFVKNSIDKVLSEKNEVKKVL